TGGCGGCGCGGGGAGAAGGTTCGCGGGCGATGCCTCTTGCGGGTGGCGATGTTGCCGATGTTCGGATTGATGAACCTGCGTGGCGGTTTGCGGAGAGCGTGGAGTCGTCACACAGTGATCACGATGCACACAAAGCTGTGGCTCGTGCGGTGGGTATTGAATCGTCGTCGCTCAGGATGGATAGTCAGGTGAAATACGGTGCGGTGGCACGCGGCGATGCGGCGTTGTATTTGAGGTTGCCGTCGCCAGAATATCCGGGTTATCGCGAGAATATCTGGGATCACGCTGCGGGTGCTCTTATTGTTGAGGAAGCTGGTGGAGAGGTGAGCGATATGTTTGGCAGGCCGCTGGATTTTGTGTCTGCTGCACAGATGGAAGATAATCGCGGGGTGGTGGTGAGTGCCCGCGAGATTCACGCGCGGGTGATTGATGCGCTTCGGGATATGTGATGGTTCAACGAGATTACGATGCTGTTGTTAAGCGGGTGGAAGCGGTGTCTGGTGTTGATGTGTATGAGTTGGGGGAGGTTGAAGGGTTGCCGGTTTTGCGCGTGTCTGCTGGCAGGGGAGACGTGCCTGTTGTTTATATTAATGGGGGGACGCACGGCGATGAACCGGCTGGCGTGGAGGCTGCGCTCGCTTTTTTAGAGGGGGAGTGGGATCGCTGGGCTGATCGGGTGCGTTTTGAAGTTATTCCGTGTTTGTGCCCGTGGAGCTATGTTCACAATGCGCGGCTCAATGCACAGGAGATGGATGTGAATTGGGCGTTTTTGCGCGATGACGTGCCCGAGATTGAGATTTTGAAGGGTTTTGTAGAAGGACGGGTTTTTGCAGGTGTGATCGATTTGCACGAGGATTGGGAGAGTCCGGGTTTTTATTTGTACGAGATGTTTGGAGACCGGGGGTCTCTGGGGCGGGCGATGGTGGCGCGGGTGGCACTGGTGTGTCCGATTAACAAACAGTCGGAGATTGAGGACGAGGTTGCGGTCAATGGGGTGATTCATCCTAATATGGAGGTGTCGAGGCGGAAGTACGGGGAGGGTATTCCCATTGCTTTGTATCAGAGAGGGCATACGGGTCATCTGGTGACGTCAGAAAGCCCGACAGCACAGCCGATGGATGTACGCGTTGCAGCGCATCTGACGGCTGTTGAGGTGATGGTGGAGGCTAATGCGAGGGATTTTATCTAAAACTGGCACATAGATTGAGGCTGGTCTATCGCTTTACTGGTAGTTCATAATTCCATTCTTCAAAGGCAAATCGCCA
This genomic stretch from Gemmatimonadota bacterium harbors:
- a CDS encoding M14 family metallocarboxypeptidase, producing MVQRDYDAVVKRVEAVSGVDVYELGEVEGLPVLRVSAGRGDVPVVYINGGTHGDEPAGVEAALAFLEGEWDRWADRVRFEVIPCLCPWSYVHNARLNAQEMDVNWAFLRDDVPEIEILKGFVEGRVFAGVIDLHEDWESPGFYLYEMFGDRGSLGRAMVARVALVCPINKQSEIEDEVAVNGVIHPNMEVSRRKYGEGIPIALYQRGHTGHLVTSESPTAQPMDVRVAAHLTAVEVMVEANARDFI